ACAACGCTGTCGTAGTAGTCGATGAAAAGAACGAACCAAAGGGAACCGAGATCAAAGGACCAGTCGCACGCGAAGTGGCAGAGCGGTTCCCGAAACTTGGCTCCATGGCCACCATCATCGTATGAGGTAAAAAGCATGGTACGAATTGAAAGCCACCAGCCAAGAAAACAGAGAAAGGCGAGGTACACGGCGGCATCACACGAAAAGACAAAATTTTTAAACGCACCGCTCTCGCCTTCCTTAAAAGAGAGATACGGAAAAAAGACCCTGCGTGTGGTCAAGGGCGATACGGTCAAACTGACCCGTGGGGATTTTACCGGGGACGAGGGGGTTGTTGATCTGGTCGATACCGGAAAAGCAAAACTTGTTGTCCACGGCGTATCTTCAACCAAAGCCGACGGTACTGAAGTGCCCCGGGTAGTCGATGCATCCAAGGTCCAGATCACGAAGCTGAACCTGAATGACAAACGCCGCGAAGAGAAACTGGGGGAGGGAAAATAGATGTCTGACCACCTGAAGCGACTCAATGCCCCGGACTCGTGGCATATTGCAAAAAAGACCAACACGTTCATCACAAAGACGTCCGCGGGTCCGCACAATGCGAACGCGCTGCCGGTAGCGGTCTGGCTCCGGGACCGGATGGGTTTTGCCCGGACGATGAAAGAAGTCAAACAAATACTTGCCCAAAAAGATCTCATTATTAATGGCAAACCATGCAGGGACCCGAAGATGGGAATCGGGATCTTTGACGTAATCGCGTTCCCGAAGATCCAGAAATATTACCGGATCCAGAGGGATGACCACGGACGGCATGCTTCTGTGGAGATCAGCCCTGAAGAGGCAAAAATCCGGCTGAGCAAGATCCGGAACAAGACAATTATTTCCGGGGGGCGTGTCCAGCTCAACCTCAGGTTCGGTGCCAATATCATTGCCGATAACACCTATAAACCCGAAGACACGGTGGTCCTGTCGCTTGAACCCGAAACAAGGTTTAAAATTATTGATCATTTCCCGTTCGCAAAAGGCAACATGGCAATGATCATCGGCGGAAGGCACTCCGGTAAAGTTGCACGGATTGTTGAAATTGTCAAGACTTCGGGCAGCGTCCCGAATAAGGTCATCCTTGAGGACGAAGCGACCAAGAGCCGGTTCGACACCATTCTCCCGTATATCTATATGGTAGGAAGGGAAAAACCCGCAATCACAAACCAGGGTGGTGAACAGTGACCGCAATGCGTGATATCTATGTCGATAAGGTTGTTGTCCACATGGGAGTCGGCGAA
Above is a genomic segment from Methanoregula sp. containing:
- the rplX gene encoding 50S ribosomal protein L24, with product MVRIESHQPRKQRKARYTAASHEKTKFLNAPLSPSLKERYGKKTLRVVKGDTVKLTRGDFTGDEGVVDLVDTGKAKLVVHGVSSTKADGTEVPRVVDASKVQITKLNLNDKRREEKLGEGK
- a CDS encoding 30S ribosomal protein S4e; the encoded protein is MSDHLKRLNAPDSWHIAKKTNTFITKTSAGPHNANALPVAVWLRDRMGFARTMKEVKQILAQKDLIINGKPCRDPKMGIGIFDVIAFPKIQKYYRIQRDDHGRHASVEISPEEAKIRLSKIRNKTIISGGRVQLNLRFGANIIADNTYKPEDTVVLSLEPETRFKIIDHFPFAKGNMAMIIGGRHSGKVARIVEIVKTSGSVPNKVILEDEATKSRFDTILPYIYMVGREKPAITNQGGEQ